Proteins encoded within one genomic window of Balneolaceae bacterium:
- the hisB gene encoding imidazoleglycerol-phosphate dehydratase HisB: protein MKIWIDKSALTNSSDSLLPPGALFSIKYLQEHDVEFSFDTGFLSDQQKKLIENEEIYVGDFSAESADGSIQRKQSFQFIEGELLVEEAADWATLSHSILFPSRKAVVKRNTKETDISVSINLDGTGQSEINTGLKFFDHMLEQIARHGLVDLEIRCDGDLEVDEHHSIEDTAIALGQAIRKAISDNKAGIQRYGFALPMDETLATVAIDLSDRPYLQWDVDLKREYVGDFPTEMLEHFFYSLAMNARATLHVSADGKNEHHIIEAIFKGFAKALRFSVSRNERIKGILPTTKGTI, encoded by the coding sequence GTGAAAATATGGATTGATAAGTCTGCTCTAACCAACAGTTCCGACTCTTTACTCCCGCCCGGTGCGCTTTTCTCGATAAAATATCTGCAGGAACATGATGTCGAGTTTTCATTTGATACCGGTTTCTTATCGGATCAACAGAAGAAACTGATCGAAAATGAAGAGATCTATGTGGGTGATTTTAGTGCTGAAAGTGCTGACGGATCAATTCAGCGAAAGCAATCTTTCCAATTTATCGAAGGTGAATTGCTTGTTGAAGAAGCTGCCGACTGGGCTACATTGAGCCATAGTATTTTATTTCCAAGCCGTAAGGCGGTCGTCAAAAGAAATACGAAAGAGACCGACATTTCTGTTTCTATAAACCTCGATGGAACGGGTCAGAGTGAGATCAATACCGGCCTGAAGTTTTTCGATCATATGCTGGAACAGATTGCGCGACATGGATTAGTAGATCTGGAAATCAGGTGTGATGGAGACCTGGAAGTGGATGAGCACCACTCAATTGAAGACACCGCTATCGCCCTGGGTCAGGCCATTCGAAAAGCAATTTCTGATAATAAAGCCGGAATTCAGCGTTACGGGTTTGCTCTGCCGATGGACGAAACCCTGGCCACTGTTGCTATTGATTTGTCAGACAGACCCTACCTGCAATGGGATGTTGATCTGAAACGGGAGTATGTTGGCGATTTTCCAACGGAGATGCTGGAGCACTTTTTTTATTCGCTGGCAATGAACGCACGCGCCACCCTCCATGTTTCAGCAGATGGAAAAAATGAGCATCACATAATTGAAGCCATTTTTAAGGGGTTCGCGAAAGCACTGCGATTTTCTGTGAGCCGCAATGAACGAATCAAAGGAATTTTACCAACTACAAAAGGAACAATTTAG
- the hisE gene encoding phosphoribosyl-ATP diphosphatase: MATKEEVEFLYDLERLLVSRRIEKPKGSYSTKLFKKGIDKIAQKLGEEAVETIIAAKNKKDAELIGETADLIYHMLVLLVEKEIPLDRVIQEMMLRSKK, from the coding sequence ATGGCTACCAAAGAAGAAGTTGAATTTCTATACGACCTCGAACGATTACTTGTCAGCAGGCGAATTGAAAAGCCTAAAGGATCGTACTCCACAAAACTATTCAAAAAGGGGATCGACAAAATTGCTCAAAAATTAGGTGAGGAAGCTGTTGAAACCATCATCGCTGCGAAAAACAAAAAGGATGCTGAACTGATTGGCGAAACAGCAGACTTAATTTATCACATGCTTGTTCTTCTCGTTGAAAAAGAGATTCCACTTGACAGAGTGATCCAGGAGATGATGCTCAGAAGTAAAAAATAG
- the hisF gene encoding imidazole glycerol phosphate synthase subunit HisF codes for MLTRRIIPCLDIKNGRTVKGVNFVGLRDAGDPVELAQRYTEEGADELVFLDITATKEKRKTLVKLVKDIALHINIPFTVGGGIKSVEEIEEILKAGADKVSLNSAIVRDPDLITRASDEFGFQAIVAAVDAKKRPDDDSWEVFVKGGSEPTGLNALDWMEKAEQLGAGEILLTSMDRDGTKSGFDLELLKEANKRLSIPVIASGGAGTIQHCCDAVLIGNADAVLAASIFHFREIEISDLKAKMAEEGINVRIIN; via the coding sequence ATGCTAACAAGAAGAATCATACCATGCCTTGATATTAAAAACGGCCGGACCGTGAAAGGGGTGAATTTCGTCGGCCTTCGGGATGCCGGTGATCCTGTAGAACTGGCCCAGCGATATACCGAAGAGGGTGCAGACGAACTTGTTTTTCTTGATATTACTGCCACCAAAGAGAAACGGAAAACGCTTGTTAAGTTGGTAAAAGATATCGCATTGCATATCAATATTCCGTTTACCGTAGGGGGTGGAATCAAATCAGTCGAAGAGATCGAAGAAATTTTAAAAGCGGGTGCAGATAAAGTGTCGTTAAACAGCGCAATTGTTCGTGATCCGGATTTGATTACCCGCGCATCCGACGAATTTGGCTTCCAGGCGATTGTTGCCGCAGTAGATGCCAAAAAACGACCAGATGACGATTCGTGGGAAGTTTTTGTGAAAGGTGGATCTGAACCAACCGGCCTGAATGCACTTGACTGGATGGAAAAAGCCGAACAGCTTGGAGCCGGCGAAATCTTGTTAACCAGCATGGATCGCGACGGAACAAAATCCGGATTTGACCTTGAATTACTTAAAGAAGCGAATAAACGCCTTTCCATTCCCGTGATTGCAAGTGGCGGCGCCGGTACCATTCAGCACTGTTGCGATGCTGTTCTAATTGGCAACGCAGATGCAGTGTTAGCCGCCAGCATTTTTCATTTCAGGGAGATTGAAATTTCAGATCTTAAGGCTAAAATGGCAGAAGAAGGAATTAACGTACGAATTATTAATTAA
- the hisC gene encoding histidinol-phosphate transaminase produces MTKNKKPEIIDIDSLVRPNIRNLKPYRSARDDFEEGLLLDANENSLGSPVRNDLELHRYPTPTQDALRKKIAEWRQVDFENIFLGVGSDEAVDLIMRIFCEPGKDSIITTPPTYGMYKVSANINDLNVKEVLLTESFQLKPEKIIEAADEQTKVLFLCSPNNPTANSMKQTDLLKIVTQFPGIVVIDEAYIDFSGQESMASLVQQYPNLVVLQTFSKSYGLAGIRLGIAISNPQIINYMMKVKAPYNINKLTAKTALDAFDNMELMKFNIQKIIEEKEYVAEQLGHAEEVEKVYPSDANFLLFKIQNAEEIYRELAARGVIVRYRGNEPLCENCLRVTIGMPDENIRFLKTLKEVLS; encoded by the coding sequence ATAACAAAAAATAAAAAGCCCGAAATAATCGACATAGATAGCCTTGTTCGCCCAAACATCAGAAATTTGAAGCCGTACCGAAGTGCCCGCGATGACTTTGAAGAGGGCCTCCTTTTGGATGCCAACGAAAATAGTCTTGGCTCACCGGTTCGAAATGATCTTGAACTGCACCGGTACCCTACTCCAACTCAAGATGCACTGCGAAAGAAGATTGCGGAATGGCGCCAGGTCGATTTTGAAAATATTTTTTTAGGTGTGGGAAGTGACGAAGCGGTGGACCTGATCATGCGGATTTTTTGTGAACCCGGAAAAGATTCGATCATTACAACTCCGCCTACATATGGCATGTACAAGGTATCGGCCAATATCAATGATCTGAATGTAAAGGAGGTTCTTTTAACGGAATCGTTTCAGTTGAAGCCGGAAAAAATTATTGAAGCGGCTGATGAACAAACCAAAGTTCTCTTTTTGTGCTCGCCCAACAACCCCACAGCTAACAGTATGAAGCAGACAGACCTGCTCAAAATTGTTACCCAGTTTCCTGGCATTGTGGTTATTGACGAAGCCTACATTGATTTCAGCGGGCAAGAGTCGATGGCGAGCTTGGTTCAGCAGTATCCAAACTTGGTGGTGCTGCAAACATTTTCAAAGTCTTATGGGCTGGCAGGAATTCGGTTAGGAATTGCGATCTCAAATCCGCAAATCATCAACTACATGATGAAGGTGAAGGCCCCGTACAACATCAACAAACTGACGGCTAAAACCGCCCTTGATGCTTTTGATAATATGGAGTTGATGAAGTTCAATATTCAAAAAATTATTGAGGAGAAAGAGTATGTAGCTGAGCAGTTGGGACACGCAGAAGAGGTTGAGAAAGTGTATCCGTCTGATGCAAATTTCCTGCTTTTTAAAATTCAGAATGCGGAAGAAATCTATCGGGAACTTGCCGCCAGAGGTGTGATTGTTCGCTATCGGGGAAATGAACCCCTGTGCGAAAATTGTCTGCGCGTGACAATTGGAATGCCGGATGAAAATATTCGTTTCCTTAAAACCCTGAAGGAGGTACTCTCGTGA
- a CDS encoding serpin family protein, with the protein MKIKKLLILTFSTILIAIFFLTCQSDVTGPGDSSGELPRELTASEKQLVKADQSFSYDIFRQTVSYDNEEENLFISPLSISTALAMTLNGAEGETLAQIKEALHLSGMEIEEVNQAFQSLIELLVSVDPKVTMKIANSVWHEQSLPVKDDFLQRLEEFYNAEVAGLDFQDPGSVDTINRWVDDKTEGKIEKILDEIPAEMVMYLINAIYFKGDWLSKFDKDDTRKADFHLENGETAEVDMMSQKERFAAYFSEDVRMIELPYGDSLFTMSVLMPGDPEMPLDQFIEEKVTYKNLSQWRSNLHVSEVPLELPKFEMDYEITYNDILKSMGMEQAFNENLADFSGIADVSPQNLYISEVKHKTFVSVDEEGTEAAAVTSVGVGVTSLPPSMVVNRPFVFIIHERESGTNLFMGKVKDPSVL; encoded by the coding sequence ATGAAGATTAAAAAACTGCTGATTTTGACTTTTTCAACCATTCTCATCGCGATATTTTTTCTCACCTGCCAATCGGATGTAACAGGTCCGGGCGACAGTAGTGGTGAACTGCCAAGAGAGCTTACCGCTTCAGAAAAACAACTTGTAAAAGCGGATCAGTCGTTCAGCTATGATATTTTTCGCCAAACCGTTTCGTACGATAATGAGGAGGAGAACCTGTTTATCTCTCCGTTAAGTATTTCTACCGCCCTGGCAATGACGTTAAACGGAGCAGAGGGAGAAACACTTGCCCAGATAAAAGAAGCCCTTCATTTGAGCGGAATGGAAATCGAAGAGGTAAACCAGGCGTTTCAATCACTTATTGAGTTGTTGGTTTCTGTTGATCCTAAAGTGACCATGAAAATTGCAAACTCAGTCTGGCATGAGCAGTCTTTGCCGGTAAAAGATGATTTCCTGCAACGTTTAGAAGAATTTTATAATGCCGAGGTTGCCGGGCTGGATTTTCAGGATCCGGGATCTGTGGATACGATCAACCGTTGGGTGGATGATAAAACCGAAGGAAAAATTGAGAAAATTCTCGATGAAATTCCTGCCGAGATGGTGATGTACCTGATAAATGCGATCTATTTTAAAGGAGACTGGCTCAGTAAGTTTGATAAGGATGATACCCGTAAAGCGGATTTTCATCTCGAAAATGGGGAAACCGCGGAGGTTGATATGATGAGCCAAAAAGAGAGATTTGCAGCTTATTTTTCTGAGGACGTTCGGATGATTGAGCTGCCATATGGAGACAGTTTGTTTACCATGAGTGTGCTGATGCCGGGTGATCCGGAAATGCCTCTCGATCAATTTATTGAAGAAAAAGTAACATATAAAAACCTGTCCCAATGGAGATCAAATTTGCACGTTTCAGAGGTTCCACTGGAACTTCCAAAGTTTGAGATGGACTATGAGATTACCTATAACGACATTCTGAAATCGATGGGCATGGAGCAGGCTTTTAATGAGAATTTAGCTGATTTCTCAGGCATCGCAGACGTCTCACCACAGAATCTCTATATCAGTGAGGTGAAGCATAAAACGTTTGTCAGCGTTGATGAAGAGGGCACCGAAGCTGCTGCTGTAACTTCAGTTGGTGTTGGAGTTACGTCTTTGCCACCATCCATGGTTGTAAATCGGCCGTTTGTGTTTATTATCCATGAGAGAGAAAGTGGCACGAATCTTTTTATGGGTAAAGTGAAAGATCCGTCCGTGTTGTAA
- the hisA gene encoding 1-(5-phosphoribosyl)-5-[(5-phosphoribosylamino)methylideneamino]imidazole-4-carboxamide isomerase encodes MKVIPAIDLLNGQVVRLQKGDYQKKTVYNDNPIEEASKFKEAGFSHIHVVDLNGAKSGKFENLLIIKRIINELELSVQTGGGVRSQGDIELLLDAGLSGIICSSMTVKKPKEWLQAIKNYPEKMILGLDLKDGKMAYGGWLETSDQSIGEFIKPMLDAGLQTVLSTDIARDGMLSGPNIEMYRDLQDEFPELNWIASGGVSKIEDLNELKELDIYGVVVGKAYYEGKIGLEELSEI; translated from the coding sequence ATGAAAGTTATTCCCGCTATTGACCTGCTTAACGGTCAGGTTGTACGCCTTCAGAAAGGAGATTATCAGAAGAAAACAGTTTATAACGACAACCCTATAGAAGAAGCTTCAAAATTTAAGGAAGCTGGTTTTTCTCACATCCATGTGGTGGATTTGAACGGGGCTAAAAGTGGGAAGTTTGAGAACCTGCTGATCATCAAACGGATCATTAATGAACTGGAATTGTCCGTTCAAACCGGGGGTGGAGTCAGATCTCAAGGAGATATAGAACTGCTTTTAGATGCCGGATTAAGTGGTATAATCTGCTCCTCCATGACGGTAAAAAAACCAAAAGAGTGGCTTCAGGCGATCAAAAATTATCCTGAAAAAATGATTCTTGGCTTAGACCTGAAGGATGGAAAAATGGCTTACGGGGGTTGGCTGGAAACATCGGATCAATCCATCGGCGAGTTTATAAAACCAATGCTTGATGCCGGGCTGCAAACCGTTCTAAGCACCGATATTGCGCGGGATGGAATGCTGAGCGGGCCCAATATTGAAATGTACAGAGATCTTCAAGACGAATTTCCTGAACTGAATTGGATAGCATCAGGAGGGGTATCAAAAATAGAAGATCTAAACGAACTTAAAGAACTGGATATATACGGCGTAGTTGTGGGGAAAGCATATTACGAAGGAAAGATTGGCCTTGAAGAACTATCGGAGATTTGA
- the hisH gene encoding imidazole glycerol phosphate synthase subunit HisH: protein MIGIIKYQAGNLASVSNALDRLQADYIISDNTDKLDNTDAIIFPGVGHAAAAMDDLRSKDLDVWLKNTKKPVLGICLGMQLFYESSEEGNCEALGIIPGRLKRFDSTKAKVPHMGWNRFESIKKHDLLSGIEEKHFLYYVHGYYAPLSECTLATCNYIQNFTAVAAKDNFIGVQFHPEKSGQVGSLLLQNFLDMVG from the coding sequence ATGATAGGAATTATAAAATACCAAGCGGGAAATTTGGCATCCGTTTCGAATGCCTTGGACAGGCTTCAGGCTGATTACATTATTTCGGACAATACGGATAAACTTGACAATACAGATGCAATCATTTTCCCCGGAGTAGGCCATGCCGCTGCAGCAATGGACGACTTGCGATCCAAAGATCTGGACGTCTGGCTGAAAAATACAAAAAAGCCTGTTTTAGGAATATGCCTGGGAATGCAGCTTTTCTATGAATCATCCGAAGAGGGCAATTGCGAAGCTCTTGGCATTATTCCCGGCCGGCTTAAACGGTTTGATTCTACAAAAGCTAAAGTTCCGCATATGGGGTGGAATCGATTCGAATCGATTAAAAAACACGATCTTCTCTCAGGAATTGAGGAGAAACATTTTCTCTACTACGTGCATGGCTATTATGCTCCACTAAGTGAATGCACACTGGCTACATGCAACTATATTCAAAATTTTACAGCTGTTGCAGCAAAAGATAATTTTATTGGTGTTCAGTTCCATCCGGAAAAATCGGGCCAGGTGGGTTCGCTGTTACTACAGAATTTTTTGGATATGGTGGGTTAA